A DNA window from Castanea sativa cultivar Marrone di Chiusa Pesio chromosome 7, ASM4071231v1 contains the following coding sequences:
- the LOC142642940 gene encoding protein EIN6 ENHANCER: protein MELDVVKAELVLPTHLSFKQVQMYEKYPKGQSRGRHWKHLKQILQAENYQNFPPDEPTYVNIESPPSMHPCKKICDITGYEAPYYDPRTNLRYANADVFKLVRSLPNEYVQRYLALRNAAVVLK from the exons atggagcTAGACGTGGTGAAAGCAGAGTTAGTGTTGCCAACCCACCTCAGTTTCAAGCAGGTTCAAATGTACGAGAAATACCCAAAAGGCCAATCCAGAGGCAGACACTGGAAACATCTCAAGCAGATCCTTCAGGCTGAGAATTACCAGAATTTCCCTCCTGACGAACCCACCT ATGTTAATATTGAGTCACCACCCTCTATGCATCCTTGCAAGAAAATTTGTGATATTACAGGATATGAG GCGCCTTACTATGACCCTAGGACCAATCTCCGTTATGCGAATGCTGATGTTTTCAAGCTCGTAAGATCGCTTCCTAATGAGTATGTGCAAAGGTATTTGGCTCTGAGAAACGCAGCAGTGGTCCTCAAGTAG